One Danio aesculapii chromosome 13, fDanAes4.1, whole genome shotgun sequence DNA window includes the following coding sequences:
- the myoz1a gene encoding myozenin-1a has protein sequence MPLSGTPAPPNKRKKPSKIITDLSHIAQDEYESEPEASEFDLGKKIRAPKDIMLEELSLNKNKGSKMFRMRQLRVEKFIYENNPDLFSSESMDNLQKFVPSLGGQMMDVGGRLIGGQMAGHAGGVGQAPVPPPKPGSFGKGAGGGLLAGGLAGGAGGVGVSGGGVGGKDGLSVDISLTGDQSSKAALDKAKKRAEYVKTYISPWERAMKGNEDLLATMKAQMPSPCTFMELRKYKSFNRSAMPFGGFEKASQLMTFQLPDIEVATEETEPAVVYQHDINSRPSFNRTPIGWGGSIEPGSIHMELDTIPFDGETDDL, from the exons atGCCTCTGTCAGGAACACCAGCACCCCCCAACAAGCGTAAAAAGCCCTCCAAGATCATCACTGACCTGTCACACATCGCCCAAGATG AGTATGAATCAGAACCTGAGGCCTCTGAGTTTGACTTGGGGAAAAAGATCAGGGCACCCAAGGACATCATGCTAGAGGAACTGTCCCTTAATAAGAACAAAGGCTCCAAGATGTTCAGGATGAGGCAGCTTCGTGTGGAGAAGTTTATCTATGAGAACAACCCTGACCTCTTCAGTAGTGAGTCTATG GATAACCTCCAGAAGTTTGTGCCCAGCCTGGGGGGCCAGATGATGGATGTTGGTGGACGCCTGATTGGTGGACAGATGGCTGGGCATGCTGGTGGGGTCGGCCAAGCACCAGTGCCTCCTCCTAAACCCGGAAGCTTTGGCAAGGGAGCCGGGGGTGGGCTGCTGGCTGGTGGGCTcgctggaggagctggaggtgTTGGAGTGtcaggaggaggagtaggggggaAAGATGGTCTATCAGTAGATATCTCACTGA CCGGTGATCAAAGTTCTAAGGCTGCTTTGGACAAGGCTAAAAAGAGGGCTGAATATGTGAAAACATACATTTCTCCTTGGGAACGGGCTATGAAGGGCAACGAAGACCTTCTAGCCACAATGAAGGCTCAAATGCCATCACCCTGCACTTTCATGGAGCTGCGCAAATACAAGAGCTTCAACAG GAGTGCCATGCCATTTGGAGGATTTGAGAAAGCTTCCCAGctgatgaccttccagctgccaGACATCGAGGTGGCCACCGAGGAGACCGAGCCTGCAGTGGTTTACCAGCATGACATCAACTCACGACCCTCCTTTAATCGTACACCCATTGGCTGGGGTGGAAGCATTGAACCAGGCAGCATTCACATGGAGCTGGATACTATACCATTTGATGGGGAGACTGATGATCTGTGA